The proteins below are encoded in one region of Deinococcus seoulensis:
- a CDS encoding GAF domain-containing sensor histidine kinase: MKLVRNVLPPLIVLVVGAVEFLISLLPAGQELWAHLLFYGLVGPAVTYFSVEWIAEGTRARERAERELRDLYGQLRASHAQLGAVQALMRDLTDAADMGAVLDVAARGAVRVTGATHATLTVPGGLSGSARGATLLSAPSAALFPLRVSIPGGGALALHFDSPPTPDTESLAQALAAEVARGVEAVRQRTLDLMTLYSVDQSIRAERNMRRLLSRVTRTMADRVGAEARAVFLTDQDSVLRLEYAQDRQGEARGGGVAPPFALRVAQADGPLITTADDAGEVFPDARSVLGIPMRDDEGLVGVLMLGDARPNAFDDARVSLLALMAGQATLAVRNARAYLYSEELAISDERARIAREIHDGVAQSLAFAALKLDVVARQLHNDPAKAESEVRAATTLLREQIREVRRSIFALRPIDLERYGLLETVRRYVLDFGEQNGLRATLDISGDVHLSPGDEAVVFRILQESLNNVAKHARAQEVRVTLHGGSRVTLRVQDDGAGFDPGQVTGRVSSAGGLGLLQMRERVEARGGLYRVLSSPGHGTLVEAEMPQA, encoded by the coding sequence GTGAAACTGGTGCGGAACGTCCTGCCGCCCCTGATCGTGCTGGTGGTGGGCGCCGTGGAGTTCCTGATCTCGCTGCTGCCGGCCGGGCAGGAGTTGTGGGCGCACCTGCTGTTCTACGGGCTGGTCGGGCCGGCCGTCACGTACTTCAGTGTCGAGTGGATCGCGGAAGGCACCCGCGCGCGTGAGCGGGCCGAGCGGGAACTGCGGGACCTGTACGGGCAGTTGCGGGCGTCGCACGCGCAACTGGGCGCGGTGCAGGCGCTGATGCGGGACCTGACGGACGCCGCCGACATGGGCGCGGTGCTGGACGTCGCGGCGCGCGGCGCGGTCCGCGTGACCGGCGCGACCCACGCGACCCTGACCGTGCCCGGCGGCCTGAGCGGCTCGGCGCGCGGCGCGACGCTGCTCTCGGCGCCCAGCGCGGCGCTGTTCCCGCTGCGGGTGTCCATTCCGGGGGGTGGGGCGCTGGCGCTGCACTTCGATTCGCCGCCCACCCCGGATACCGAGTCGCTGGCGCAGGCGCTGGCGGCCGAGGTGGCGCGCGGCGTGGAGGCCGTGCGGCAGCGCACACTGGACCTGATGACGCTGTACTCGGTGGATCAGAGTATCCGCGCCGAGCGCAACATGCGCCGCCTGCTGTCCCGCGTGACCCGCACCATGGCCGACCGCGTGGGAGCCGAGGCGCGCGCGGTGTTCCTGACCGATCAGGACAGCGTGCTGCGCCTGGAGTACGCGCAGGACCGGCAGGGCGAGGCGCGCGGCGGTGGGGTCGCGCCGCCGTTCGCGCTGCGGGTCGCGCAGGCGGACGGGCCGCTGATCACGACCGCCGACGACGCCGGCGAGGTCTTCCCGGACGCGCGCAGCGTGCTGGGCATCCCCATGCGGGACGACGAGGGACTGGTGGGCGTGCTGATGCTGGGCGACGCCCGCCCGAACGCCTTCGACGACGCGCGCGTGTCGCTGCTGGCCCTGATGGCCGGGCAGGCGACGCTGGCCGTCCGGAACGCCCGCGCGTACCTGTACTCGGAGGAACTGGCGATCAGTGACGAACGCGCCCGCATTGCCCGCGAGATTCACGACGGTGTGGCGCAGTCGCTGGCGTTCGCGGCGCTGAAACTGGACGTGGTGGCCCGGCAACTGCACAACGATCCCGCCAAGGCCGAGAGCGAGGTGCGCGCGGCGACCACACTGCTGCGCGAACAGATCCGCGAGGTGCGCCGCTCGATCTTCGCGTTGCGGCCCATCGATCTGGAACGCTACGGGCTGCTGGAAACCGTGCGGCGTTACGTGCTGGATTTCGGCGAGCAGAACGGGCTGCGGGCCACGCTGGACATCAGCGGCGACGTGCACCTGTCGCCCGGCGACGAGGCGGTGGTGTTCCGCATCCTGCAAGAAAGCCTGAACAACGTCGCCAAGCACGCCCGCGCGCAGGAGGTCCGCGTGACCCTGCACGGCGGATCGCGCGTGACGCTGCGCGTGCAGGACGACGGCGCGGGCTTCGATCCGGGTCAGGTGACGGGCCGGGTCAGCAGCGCCGGGGGGCTGGGCCTGCTGCAGATGCGTGAGCGGGTCGAGGCGCGCGGCGGCCTGTACCGCGTGCTGTCCAGCCCCGGCCACGGCACGCTGGTCGAGGCCGAGATGCCGCAGGCCTGA
- the dusA gene encoding tRNA dihydrouridine(20/20a) synthase DusA has protein sequence MSAPARPPLTLSVAPMMDWTDRHCRVFHRALTRRTLLYTEMVTTGAIIHGDRDRHLGFDRVEHPVALQLGGSDAAALAECARMGEDFGYDEINLNCGCPSDRVSSGSFGASLMGTPDTVARAVEAMRAATRLPVTVKHRIGIDDLDSYEHLTGFVRTVEAAGCDTFIVHARKAWLSGLSPKENREIPPLRYDVVRQLKADFPHLTVVLNGGVLTLDAAQDALAWADGVMIGRAAYHDPFILARADQDVFGESAPPVTRREAIEAFVPYVAAQLEAGQPLPRMMKHTLGLFAGQPGARHWKRTLSEQGYKPGAGLEVVRAALEGVPAEVLDARPGALQPQPA, from the coding sequence ATGAGCGCTCCTGCCCGCCCGCCCCTGACGCTGTCCGTCGCGCCCATGATGGACTGGACGGACCGGCACTGCCGGGTCTTTCACCGCGCCCTGACCCGCCGGACGCTGCTGTACACCGAGATGGTCACGACCGGCGCGATCATTCACGGGGACCGCGACCGGCACCTGGGCTTCGACCGGGTCGAGCATCCGGTGGCGTTGCAGCTGGGCGGCAGTGACGCCGCTGCCCTGGCCGAGTGCGCCCGCATGGGCGAGGACTTCGGGTACGACGAGATCAACCTGAACTGCGGCTGCCCCAGCGACCGCGTGAGCAGCGGGTCGTTCGGCGCGTCCCTGATGGGCACGCCGGACACCGTGGCCCGCGCCGTGGAGGCCATGCGCGCCGCGACGCGCCTGCCCGTGACGGTCAAGCACCGCATCGGCATCGACGACCTCGACAGTTACGAGCACCTGACAGGCTTCGTGCGCACCGTGGAGGCCGCCGGGTGCGACACGTTCATCGTGCACGCCCGCAAGGCGTGGCTCTCGGGCCTGTCGCCCAAGGAGAACCGCGAGATTCCGCCGCTGCGGTACGACGTGGTGCGGCAGTTGAAGGCGGACTTCCCGCACCTGACGGTCGTCCTGAACGGCGGCGTGCTGACCCTGGACGCCGCGCAGGACGCCCTGGCCTGGGCGGACGGCGTGATGATCGGCCGCGCCGCGTACCACGACCCGTTCATCCTGGCCCGCGCCGACCAGGACGTGTTCGGCGAGAGTGCGCCCCCCGTCACGCGCCGCGAGGCCATCGAGGCCTTCGTGCCGTACGTGGCCGCGCAACTGGAAGCGGGTCAGCCGCTGCCGCGCATGATGAAACACACCCTGGGCCTGTTCGCCGGTCAGCCCGGCGCCCGCCACTGGAAACGCACCCTCAGCGAGCAGGGTTACAAACCCGGCGCCGGCCTGGAAGTGGTGCGCGCCGCCCTGGAAGGCGTGCCCGCCGAGGTGCTCGACGCCCGCCCCGGCGCCTTGCAGCCTCAGCCCGCCTGA
- a CDS encoding RNA methyltransferase yields the protein MNLAVVLVSPKTPGNIGSAARAMLNMGAQDLRLVAPRCDHLDSQAVAMAVHAADLLRGARVYPTLREALADRDLSVGTTARLRADLAPPQHPAYVRPLVRAAAAPALVFGPEETGLINSDLEQCQVAVRIPTGDYASLNLAQAVLLVCYEFLQGQEDLPERQRKTATREEMESMYGHLHEAMQLIGYTDAVRARHTLRLWRALLDRALMSSAESRLFRGLLRQVQWKVADAAARGTAEPRSADQTGPQLDGPEAAELEQVEADQGQGGADGLPRS from the coding sequence GTGAATCTGGCCGTCGTTCTTGTCTCCCCCAAAACTCCTGGCAACATCGGTTCGGCGGCGCGCGCCATGCTGAACATGGGGGCGCAGGACCTGCGGCTGGTCGCGCCGCGCTGCGATCACCTGGATTCGCAGGCGGTCGCGATGGCCGTGCACGCCGCCGACCTGCTGCGCGGCGCGCGCGTGTACCCCACGCTGCGCGAGGCGCTGGCCGACCGTGACCTGAGTGTGGGCACCACCGCGCGGCTGCGGGCGGACCTGGCGCCGCCGCAGCATCCGGCGTACGTGCGGCCGCTGGTGCGCGCGGCGGCGGCGCCCGCACTGGTGTTCGGCCCGGAGGAGACCGGGCTGATCAACAGTGACCTGGAGCAGTGTCAGGTGGCGGTGCGTATCCCGACCGGGGATTACGCGAGTCTGAACCTCGCGCAGGCGGTGCTGCTGGTGTGTTACGAGTTCCTGCAGGGGCAGGAGGACCTGCCCGAACGGCAGCGCAAGACCGCCACGCGTGAGGAGATGGAGTCCATGTACGGGCACCTGCACGAGGCCATGCAGCTGATCGGGTACACGGACGCGGTGCGGGCGCGGCACACGCTGCGGCTGTGGCGCGCCCTGCTGGACCGCGCACTGATGAGCAGCGCCGAGAGCCGCCTGTTCCGGGGGTTGTTGCGGCAGGTGCAGTGGAAGGTCGCGGACGCCGCCGCGCGCGGCACGGCCGAACCCCGCAGCGCCGACCAGACCGGGCCGCAACTGGACGGGCCGGAGGCCGCCGAGCTGGAGCAGGTCGAGGCGGATCAGGGTCAGGGCGGCGCGGACGGTCTCCCCCGTTCCTGA
- a CDS encoding glycogen synthase, whose translation MQVVHVASEVFPFSRSGGLGDVLGVLPAVQARLGAEVTVVSPWYADVPDEVAEVWRGTLPDVPGLPVLPPVRVGEVRRGGVRFVFVGLPFFDRPGLYHPDDVWRFSQFGRAVLPVLAGLGVVPDVLHGHDWQAGLVVARARLAGVRGVFSVHNLQYQGRWNLRDGAPWTGLPDWTLTPEGLEFHGDVNLMKAGLVFASQVTTVSPTYAHEITTPEFGEGLEGLMTRLRAEGRLSGILNGLDQERWDPRTDQDVPSFSDAAGKAAAVAALRAEFGLDGAPILASVSRLADQKGMDLLIGALPQLVQDWNVVVLGGGDPALEAGLREWAAHPRVVFAQGMNEPLAHRIYAGADAFAMPSRFEPCGLSQMIAMRYGTLPVVRLTGGLVDTVPGDVGFTFGEASVAALAGACREARVAFEDRAGWAARAERAMNLTFSWEGPARSYLGLYARVLSSPPAPLTGLDAQGHA comes from the coding sequence ATGCAAGTCGTGCACGTGGCGTCCGAGGTGTTCCCGTTCTCGCGGTCCGGTGGGCTGGGTGATGTGCTGGGGGTGCTGCCCGCTGTGCAGGCCCGGCTGGGGGCGGAGGTGACGGTCGTGTCGCCGTGGTATGCGGACGTGCCGGACGAGGTGGCCGAGGTGTGGCGGGGAACCTTGCCGGACGTGCCGGGTCTGCCGGTGCTGCCGCCGGTGCGGGTGGGTGAGGTGCGGCGCGGCGGGGTGCGGTTCGTGTTCGTGGGCCTGCCGTTCTTTGACCGGCCGGGTCTGTACCATCCGGATGACGTGTGGCGGTTCAGTCAGTTCGGGCGGGCGGTGCTGCCGGTGCTGGCGGGGCTGGGGGTCGTGCCGGACGTGCTGCACGGGCATGACTGGCAGGCGGGGCTGGTGGTGGCGCGGGCGCGACTGGCGGGTGTGCGGGGGGTGTTCAGCGTGCATAACCTGCAGTACCAGGGTCGCTGGAACCTGCGGGACGGCGCGCCCTGGACGGGCCTGCCCGACTGGACGCTGACGCCCGAGGGGCTGGAGTTCCACGGGGACGTGAACCTGATGAAGGCGGGGCTGGTGTTCGCGTCGCAGGTGACGACGGTCAGTCCCACGTACGCCCATGAGATCACCACGCCGGAGTTCGGGGAGGGTCTGGAGGGCCTGATGACCCGCCTGCGGGCCGAGGGTCGCCTGAGCGGCATTCTGAATGGCCTGGATCAGGAACGCTGGGATCCGCGGACCGATCAGGACGTGCCGTCGTTCTCGGACGCGGCGGGGAAGGCGGCGGCGGTGGCGGCGTTGCGCGCGGAGTTCGGGCTGGACGGCGCGCCGATCCTGGCGAGTGTCAGTCGGCTGGCCGATCAGAAGGGCATGGACCTGCTGATCGGGGCGTTGCCGCAACTGGTGCAGGACTGGAACGTGGTGGTGCTGGGCGGCGGTGATCCGGCGCTGGAGGCGGGCCTGCGGGAGTGGGCGGCGCATCCGCGCGTGGTGTTCGCGCAGGGCATGAACGAACCGCTGGCGCACCGCATCTATGCCGGGGCGGACGCGTTCGCCATGCCCAGCCGCTTCGAGCCGTGCGGGCTGTCGCAGATGATCGCCATGCGCTACGGGACGCTGCCGGTGGTGCGCCTGACGGGCGGACTGGTGGATACCGTGCCGGGTGACGTGGGGTTCACGTTCGGGGAGGCGTCGGTGGCGGCGCTGGCCGGGGCGTGCCGTGAGGCGCGCGTGGCGTTCGAGGACCGGGCGGGCTGGGCGGCGCGCGCGGAGCGGGCCATGAACCTGACGTTCAGCTGGGAGGGTCCGGCCCGGTCGTACCTGGGCCTGTACGCGCGGGTGCTGAGCAGCCCCCCGGCACCCCTGACGGGCCTGGACGCGCAGGGGCACGCATGA
- a CDS encoding TrmB family transcriptional regulator, giving the protein MSAVIHLQALGLTEYEARAYTALLALGRAVPARVARQAGIPRPKIYETLERLEGRGLAAKVGQNPLEYAPLSAREYLARARRSFDDRLGALDRDLSRLAPDPAPEAVYHLHGEAAIRSLCEDLTLNARRSLYMAGEASFADRLERLTPRGVELHRTALDHVPSIAAHGQRAFLLARDGEAALIAHFIEEGGAGDAHGVHTHNPVIIHLIEGYVQLAAQHPAQPGTPPDPTRTP; this is encoded by the coding sequence ATGAGCGCCGTGATTCACCTGCAAGCGCTCGGGCTGACCGAGTACGAAGCCCGGGCCTACACCGCCCTCCTGGCCCTCGGGCGCGCCGTGCCCGCACGCGTGGCCCGGCAGGCCGGTATTCCCCGACCCAAAATCTACGAGACGCTCGAACGCCTCGAAGGACGCGGCCTGGCCGCAAAGGTCGGCCAGAACCCCCTGGAATACGCGCCCCTCAGCGCCCGCGAGTACCTCGCCCGCGCCCGCCGCTCCTTCGACGACCGCCTCGGCGCCCTCGACCGGGACCTGTCCCGCCTCGCCCCGGACCCCGCCCCGGAAGCCGTGTACCACCTGCACGGCGAGGCCGCCATCCGCAGCCTCTGCGAGGACCTGACCCTCAACGCCCGCCGCAGCCTCTACATGGCCGGCGAGGCCAGCTTCGCCGACCGACTCGAACGCCTCACCCCACGCGGCGTCGAACTGCACCGCACCGCCCTCGACCACGTCCCCAGCATCGCCGCGCACGGCCAGCGCGCCTTCCTGCTCGCCCGCGACGGCGAAGCCGCCCTGATCGCCCACTTCATCGAAGAAGGCGGCGCCGGAGACGCCCACGGCGTCCACACCCACAACCCCGTCATCATTCACCTGATCGAAGGGTACGTGCAACTCGCCGCGCAGCACCCCGCCCAGCCCGGCACCCCGCCCGACCCCACCCGCACGCCCTGA
- the apaG gene encoding Co2+/Mg2+ efflux protein ApaG, translating into MNSPIRSDGPDSAGPDIRVQVNVQYMADHSTPERHLFMYVIHIENRSDDTWQLLARHWDIMDATGRVTHVDGEGVVGEQPVLAPGGTFLYDSFVTLEAAPGHMGGHYLMQDAWGVQARVPIPTFALILPGRTLN; encoded by the coding sequence ATGAATTCCCCCATCCGCTCGGACGGGCCGGACAGCGCCGGTCCGGACATCCGCGTTCAGGTGAACGTGCAGTACATGGCGGACCACAGCACCCCGGAACGGCACCTGTTCATGTACGTGATTCACATCGAGAACCGCAGCGACGACACGTGGCAGTTGCTGGCCCGCCACTGGGACATCATGGACGCCACGGGCCGCGTGACCCACGTGGACGGCGAGGGCGTCGTCGGCGAGCAACCCGTCCTGGCACCCGGCGGGACGTTCCTGTACGACTCGTTCGTGACGCTGGAAGCCGCGCCCGGCCACATGGGCGGCCACTACCTGATGCAGGACGCCTGGGGCGTGCAGGCCCGCGTGCCCATCCCGACCTTCGCGCTGATCCTGCCGGGCCGCACCCTGAACTGA
- a CDS encoding carboxypeptidase regulatory-like domain-containing protein: MTAPERMFSGPGPLHPTLSEPLVAQVARVLRWSPQTAALLDFTLPGPDARPVLAALVGPGGIDLLALDPQVAALDASALRGWLAGHGYAAVPVHALTGPPDDTLPGALHASLQDQGGAWHRPDWQPADAARLPGLLNLRPAHLSFVQGRVLSALEGQPVAGVQVWAEADGQQVRTVTDAQGQYAFTAQTGQTVQVGFVPPERYREPDVLRLTPGHAHLHLESVRLPERVSRLGEDDIRTLMMQAMQARLEAKLAQSPDAWTDPTRQLDAIVDDLHDQLRSAQEHVQERQAALAQADDPQTAPLSVRVRHAADRQVLASQHATLDRARHDLRSTHAHPPTSEAEATAQQEAVQRTIDTLTHVTASRSSEQRRTQASLLPLRDAQTTPRTPPALPDITDPLPAAPAAAPTEGPVTELVVAPAAITAPLAHGPVEAQAALAATDTADADTVDAGTAAPDRASLAAATHDPTPPVTPEPVTSGTPAPSLQPAPIQEGPLIIARNADAHPRPRASTRPVVWLAAGALLVAALAATTLNRRAAPEPSTQPSAATTAPTPNMVDPILEPLEPTPAEAPAVVPQPAPGKVTPTVTVTPAPGPAPTPPVPQVTGSAPAPQATPARTPAPPAPRPTTARPATVQPTPARPAPAPAATTPATPRTPIGNTTSTAGVNDAPDSATTDTTADDPTTTPDAVADAATSTIPTSTIPTSTVPTDTPTTEPAAPTEALPPAITPQTIPALPVNRTEPGN, from the coding sequence GTGACGGCCCCCGAGCGGATGTTCAGCGGTCCCGGCCCGCTGCACCCCACCCTGAGCGAACCGCTGGTCGCGCAGGTCGCGCGCGTGCTGCGCTGGTCGCCGCAGACGGCGGCGCTGCTGGACTTCACGCTGCCCGGCCCGGACGCCCGTCCCGTGCTGGCGGCGCTGGTCGGTCCCGGCGGCATCGACCTGCTGGCCCTCGACCCGCAGGTGGCGGCGCTGGACGCCTCGGCCCTGCGCGGGTGGCTGGCGGGGCACGGGTACGCGGCGGTTCCCGTCCACGCCCTGACCGGCCCGCCCGACGACACGCTGCCCGGCGCGCTGCACGCCAGCCTTCAGGATCAGGGGGGCGCGTGGCACCGCCCGGACTGGCAGCCCGCCGACGCCGCGCGCCTGCCGGGGCTGCTGAACCTGCGTCCGGCGCACCTGTCGTTCGTGCAGGGCCGCGTGCTCAGCGCCCTGGAAGGTCAGCCGGTCGCGGGCGTGCAGGTGTGGGCCGAGGCGGACGGTCAGCAGGTGCGGACCGTGACGGACGCGCAGGGGCAGTACGCGTTCACGGCGCAGACGGGTCAGACGGTGCAGGTGGGGTTCGTGCCGCCCGAACGGTACCGCGAGCCGGACGTGCTGCGCCTGACCCCCGGGCACGCGCACCTGCACCTGGAGTCCGTGCGGCTGCCCGAACGGGTGTCGCGGCTGGGTGAGGACGACATCCGCACCCTGATGATGCAGGCCATGCAGGCGCGGCTGGAGGCGAAACTCGCGCAGTCCCCGGACGCCTGGACGGACCCTACCCGTCAGCTGGACGCCATCGTGGACGACCTACACGACCAGCTGCGTTCCGCGCAGGAACACGTGCAGGAGCGGCAGGCGGCCCTGGCGCAGGCAGACGACCCGCAGACCGCGCCCCTGAGCGTGCGCGTGCGGCACGCCGCCGACCGGCAGGTGCTGGCCTCCCAGCACGCCACGCTGGACCGTGCCCGGCACGACCTGCGGAGCACGCACGCCCATCCCCCCACCAGCGAGGCAGAGGCCACGGCGCAGCAGGAGGCCGTGCAGCGCACCATCGACACCCTGACGCACGTGACCGCCAGTCGCAGCAGCGAGCAGCGCCGCACCCAGGCCAGCCTGCTGCCCCTGCGTGACGCCCAGACCACGCCGCGCACGCCACCCGCCCTGCCGGACATCACCGACCCGCTGCCAGCAGCGCCGGCCGCCGCACCCACAGAAGGACCGGTCACGGAACTGGTGGTCGCCCCGGCGGCCATCACGGCGCCGCTGGCACACGGGCCGGTCGAGGCTCAGGCCGCACTGGCAGCGACAGACACCGCAGACGCAGACACCGTAGACGCAGGCACGGCCGCACCTGACCGTGCCTCCCTGGCCGCCGCGACCCATGACCCCACACCACCAGTCACCCCCGAACCGGTCACGTCCGGGACGCCCGCGCCGAGCCTCCAGCCCGCCCCCATCCAGGAGGGACCGCTGATCATCGCCCGCAACGCAGACGCCCACCCGCGCCCACGCGCCAGCACCCGCCCCGTGGTGTGGCTGGCCGCCGGGGCCTTGCTGGTGGCCGCGCTGGCCGCCACCACCCTGAACCGCCGCGCCGCGCCAGAGCCCAGCACTCAGCCGAGCGCCGCAACCACCGCACCCACCCCCAACATGGTCGACCCGATCCTCGAACCCCTGGAACCCACCCCAGCCGAGGCTCCGGCCGTCGTCCCGCAGCCCGCACCCGGAAAGGTCACGCCCACCGTCACGGTCACGCCCGCACCCGGCCCCGCACCCACCCCCCCGGTCCCGCAGGTGACAGGCAGCGCGCCCGCCCCGCAGGCCACCCCGGCCAGGACACCGGCGCCGCCCGCGCCCCGCCCCACAACTGCCCGCCCTGCAACGGTCCAGCCCACACCAGCCCGGCCCGCACCAGCACCCGCCGCGACCACCCCCGCAACACCCAGAACCCCGATCGGCAACACCACCAGCACGGCAGGCGTGAACGACGCGCCGGACAGCGCCACCACAGACACCACGGCAGACGACCCCACCACAACCCCCGACGCCGTCGCCGACGCCGCCACCAGCACCATCCCCACCAGCACCATCCCCACCAGCACCGTTCCGACAGACACGCCCACCACCGAACCCGCCGCACCCACCGAAGCACTCCCGCCCGCCATCACACCGCAGACCATCCCCGCCCTGCCCGTCAACCGCACCGAACCCGGCAACTGA
- a CDS encoding M20/M25/M40 family metallo-hydrolase, with product MSVINREFLFSLLEVAAPSGLERRAADVWLKEAATFARTGEDHYGNAYAEIGPEDAPVIALMGHLDEIGLIVSHVDSEGFLAVLPVGGWDPQVLVGQRIRLLAPGGDVIGVIGKKAIHVMEADERSKASKLEDLWIDVGLPKEEVQSLIPVGTYGVIEQGPVMVGTRVVSRALDNRVGAFIVLETLRALKDHDLKYRVVAVGTSQEEIGCFGAQVGGYRLDPIAGVAVDVTHETKQPGVSEKKYGVAPFGSGANLTVGPMVSPVITRQMTDAAREAGIPFTLGATGRYSGTDADALTLVRAGVPSAVVSIPNRYMHSPSEMVDEHDVKACTDIIAAWIRALPETPDFTRRG from the coding sequence ATGAGTGTCATCAACCGTGAATTCCTGTTCAGCCTGCTGGAAGTCGCCGCGCCCAGCGGCCTGGAACGCCGCGCCGCCGACGTGTGGCTGAAAGAGGCCGCGACCTTCGCCCGCACGGGCGAGGACCACTACGGCAACGCCTACGCCGAGATCGGCCCCGAGGACGCGCCGGTCATCGCGCTGATGGGTCACCTCGACGAGATCGGCCTGATCGTGTCGCACGTGGACAGCGAGGGCTTCCTGGCGGTGCTGCCGGTCGGCGGCTGGGACCCGCAGGTGCTGGTCGGGCAGCGCATCCGCCTGCTTGCGCCCGGCGGGGACGTGATCGGTGTGATCGGCAAGAAAGCCATTCACGTCATGGAGGCCGACGAGCGCAGCAAGGCCAGCAAACTGGAGGACCTCTGGATCGACGTGGGCCTCCCCAAGGAGGAGGTGCAGAGCCTGATTCCGGTCGGCACGTACGGCGTGATCGAGCAGGGTCCCGTCATGGTCGGCACGCGCGTCGTGAGCCGCGCGCTGGACAACCGCGTGGGGGCGTTCATCGTCCTGGAAACCCTGCGCGCCCTGAAGGACCACGACCTGAAGTACCGCGTGGTGGCCGTCGGGACCAGCCAGGAGGAGATCGGCTGCTTCGGCGCGCAGGTCGGCGGCTACCGCCTCGATCCCATCGCCGGGGTCGCGGTGGATGTCACGCACGAGACCAAGCAGCCGGGCGTGAGCGAGAAGAAGTACGGCGTGGCGCCGTTCGGGTCCGGTGCGAACCTGACGGTCGGGCCGATGGTCAGCCCCGTCATCACGCGCCAGATGACCGACGCGGCGCGCGAGGCTGGGATTCCCTTCACGCTGGGCGCGACCGGCCGCTACTCCGGCACGGACGCCGACGCCCTGACCCTGGTGCGTGCCGGGGTGCCCAGCGCCGTCGTCAGCATCCCCAACCGGTACATGCACTCGCCGAGCGAGATGGTCGACGAGCATGACGTGAAAGCCTGCACGGACATCATTGCCGCGTGGATCAGGGCGCTGCCGGAAACCCCGGACTTCACGCGCCGGGGCTGA